The following coding sequences lie in one Methylotuvimicrobium alcaliphilum 20Z genomic window:
- a CDS encoding ABC-F family ATPase, with protein sequence MGGFLQHLSIRNKILISTANITMQFGAKPLFENISVKFGEGNRYGLIGANGCGKSTLMKILSGELEPSAGNVSIGPNERLGNLRQDQFAFETFTVLDTVIMGREELWRVKQERDRIYSLPEMSEEEGMQVAELEVEFAELDGYTAESRAGELLLGLDIPQEQHAGLMSAVAPGWKLRVLLAQALFADPDILLLDEPTNNLDINTIRWLENILNERDSTMIIISHDRHFLNSVCTHMADLDYGELRIYPGNYDEYMTAVTEVRERLLAGNAKKKAQIAELQTFVSRFSANASKAKQATSRARQLEKIKLDEVKPSSRVNPFIRFDQDKKLHRLALEVEGLSKGYGAEPLFKNLKLVVSVGERVAVIGPNGIGKTTLLRTLVRDLIADEGVIKWSENSSVGYYAQDHAGDFAEEITLTEWMGQWRQPGDDDQTIRGTLGRLLFSQDDIHKSVKVLSGGEKGRMLFGKLILQKNNIMVMDEPTNHLDMESIESLNTALENYPGTLVFVSHDREFVSSLATRIIELTPQGIVDFNGNYEDYLASQSLN encoded by the coding sequence ATGGGCGGTTTTTTACAACACTTATCCATCCGGAACAAAATCTTGATTTCAACAGCTAATATCACCATGCAATTCGGGGCAAAACCCCTGTTTGAAAATATTTCCGTCAAATTCGGTGAGGGCAACCGTTACGGCCTGATCGGAGCTAACGGTTGCGGTAAATCGACTCTCATGAAAATTCTAAGCGGCGAATTGGAGCCTTCCGCCGGTAACGTTAGTATCGGTCCTAATGAACGTTTGGGGAATTTGCGGCAGGATCAATTTGCGTTCGAGACGTTTACAGTGCTGGATACCGTCATCATGGGCCGTGAAGAGCTATGGCGCGTTAAACAGGAGCGCGACCGCATTTATTCGCTGCCGGAAATGAGCGAAGAAGAAGGGATGCAAGTTGCCGAACTGGAAGTGGAGTTCGCGGAACTGGATGGGTATACCGCCGAATCCCGCGCTGGCGAATTGCTGCTAGGCTTGGATATTCCGCAGGAACAACATGCCGGATTGATGAGCGCCGTTGCGCCCGGCTGGAAATTGCGCGTATTGTTAGCGCAAGCCTTATTCGCGGATCCCGATATTCTGCTGTTGGATGAGCCGACTAACAACCTTGATATCAACACGATTCGCTGGCTGGAAAACATTTTGAACGAGCGCGACTCGACGATGATTATTATTTCGCATGACCGCCACTTTTTAAATAGCGTCTGTACGCACATGGCGGATTTGGATTATGGCGAACTGCGTATTTATCCGGGGAATTACGACGAATACATGACCGCGGTCACCGAAGTGCGCGAACGTCTGCTGGCCGGCAATGCTAAAAAGAAAGCCCAAATTGCCGAGTTGCAAACCTTCGTCAGCCGGTTTTCGGCCAATGCCTCGAAAGCCAAGCAAGCCACTTCACGCGCCAGACAATTGGAAAAAATCAAGCTGGACGAAGTGAAGCCGTCTAGTCGAGTTAATCCCTTCATTCGTTTCGATCAAGATAAAAAGCTGCATCGCTTGGCGTTGGAAGTGGAAGGTTTGAGCAAAGGTTACGGCGCCGAACCCTTGTTCAAAAATCTCAAGCTCGTGGTTTCGGTCGGCGAACGCGTCGCCGTGATCGGTCCTAACGGCATCGGTAAAACCACCTTGCTCCGCACACTGGTGCGCGATTTGATTGCCGATGAAGGGGTAATAAAATGGTCCGAAAATTCCAGCGTCGGTTATTATGCGCAGGACCACGCCGGCGACTTTGCCGAAGAGATTACGTTGACGGAATGGATGGGCCAATGGCGGCAACCCGGCGATGACGATCAAACTATTCGAGGCACTTTAGGGCGCTTGTTGTTTTCGCAAGACGACATTCACAAATCTGTCAAAGTGCTGTCCGGCGGCGAAAAGGGGCGGATGCTGTTCGGCAAATTGATTTTGCAAAAAAACAATATCATGGTCATGGACGAGCCAACCAACCACTTGGATATGGAATCGATAGAATCGTTGAATACCGCGCTGGAAAACTACCCCGGAACGCTGGTTTTCGTCAGTCATGACCGCGAGTTCGTGTCCTCGTTGGCAACGCGGATCATTGAATTGACTCCGCAGGGTATCGTCGATTTTAACG